In one Tessaracoccus palaemonis genomic region, the following are encoded:
- a CDS encoding GtrA family protein, with protein sequence MTELYQRYRHSMRQFVKFAVVGGTGVLVNMLVAVVMNRLNGGSANAQNIVWAIPGTPFNIRFTALVWIGGFLVANLYNFQLNRWWTFKSAAAAGWWKEFWPFLAVGSAAAAVGLVIKIALTNPSSPVFLPEPWFHEEAGIHSREYWSQLIAIVITMPINFVVNKLWTFRSVRRA encoded by the coding sequence ATGACCGAGCTCTACCAGCGCTACCGCCACTCGATGCGGCAGTTCGTGAAGTTCGCGGTCGTCGGTGGCACCGGCGTGCTCGTCAACATGCTGGTGGCGGTCGTGATGAACCGCCTCAACGGCGGCTCCGCCAACGCGCAGAACATCGTCTGGGCCATCCCCGGCACCCCGTTCAACATCCGCTTCACGGCCCTGGTCTGGATCGGCGGGTTCCTGGTCGCCAACCTCTACAACTTCCAGCTCAACCGCTGGTGGACCTTCAAGTCCGCAGCCGCAGCGGGGTGGTGGAAGGAGTTCTGGCCCTTCCTCGCCGTCGGCAGCGCCGCCGCAGCCGTCGGTCTGGTGATCAAGATCGCGCTGACCAACCCGAGCAGCCCCGTCTTCCTGCCCGAGCCGTGGTTCCACGAGGAGGCGGGCATCCACTCCCGCGAGTACTGGTCGCAGCTGATCGCCATCGTCATCACCATGCCCATCAACTTCGTCGTGAACAAGCTCTGGACCTTCCGCTCCGTGCGCCGCGCCTGA
- the smc gene encoding chromosome segregation protein SMC has translation MYLKKLTLRGFKSFASATTLVFEPGITCVVGPNGSGKSNVVDALSWVMGEQGAKSLRGGKMEDVIFAGTSRRAPLGRAEVELTIDNSDGALPIEYTEVTITRTMFRSGGSEYAINGASARLLDVQELLSDSGIGREMHVIVGQGQLDAILQATPESRRGFIEEAAGVLKHRKRKEKALRKLEATRQNLDRLQDLVAELQRQLGPLGRQAQTARRAAVIQAELRDSKARLLADDLAAARRELTAELADEAAANEARVAAESAVTAAQADEEAAERRLRAAAQDFDAAQEQWYTLAALRERVATTVSISAERMRARDNQPTLDVGGRDPEALEREAAEFRRREEELRERGAEAEEALAAATSARNEAERVHAFAEQAYGAALRAIADRREGLARLNGRLASVTSRIGASEEEVARLVARREEALARTAAAAAQYHAGEAELAGLGASETDLDAVFESSASAVDAAEAEAASVAERAADNSRTRAALGARVDALTLMAERRDGSADLLGSGRPEVVGRLSDLLTVEPGWESAVDAALRGATEAVVVAGLDGALAATAHLADADPGPLVIADAPLTRPGAGARSARALVDGPAELDGALDALLGACVAVETLAEAADLVAGDPTLSAVTRAGEWVSAWLVTGGASSAPSLLEVQAQLAEARHELAEAVAEGERLRFAAEQAGDCVAEARAGHDAALSALNESDARLAAITDRLGAARQAQAAAIREAERLAEAIEAAVATRAADEAQRDELAARLAAAGAEDEAAEPDPADRDSKAAEARAARQTDMDARLAVRSLEEQLKAVAGRADGLLRAAQHERQSRAKAQARAEQLRREAEVAAVVNAAAAQLAEHVDAARRRATAERDAADTARREAEAGTTAARHRAKAAAARLEEIVRGAHRDEMVRIELRMRVEQLSEKALGELGLEPDDLVAQYGTTEPVPVLTRPDGSALTDDDEVPAPVPYDRAAQSTRLRSAERSLAALGRVNPLALEEFDAMTARHRFLAEQLDDLKQTRSDLLGIVEEVDRRVQEVFEAAYRDVERSFVDVFSRLFPGGEGKLVLTEPGDWLTTGVDVEARPAGKQVKRLSLLSGGERSLVAVAFLVALFIARPSPFYILDEVEAALDDANLGRLLGIYEELRANSQLLIITHQKRTMEIADSLYGVTMRGDGISTVVSQRLHSE, from the coding sequence ATGTATCTGAAGAAGCTCACACTGCGCGGGTTCAAGTCGTTCGCCTCCGCGACGACTCTCGTCTTCGAGCCCGGGATCACGTGCGTCGTCGGCCCGAACGGGTCGGGCAAGTCCAACGTGGTCGACGCGCTGAGCTGGGTCATGGGGGAGCAGGGCGCCAAGAGCCTGCGCGGCGGCAAGATGGAGGACGTCATCTTCGCCGGCACCAGCAGGCGGGCGCCGCTCGGCCGCGCCGAGGTTGAGCTGACCATCGACAACTCGGACGGGGCGCTGCCGATCGAGTACACCGAGGTCACCATCACCCGCACGATGTTCCGCAGCGGGGGATCCGAGTACGCCATCAACGGCGCCTCAGCCCGACTCCTCGACGTGCAGGAGCTGCTCAGCGACTCCGGCATCGGCCGCGAGATGCACGTGATCGTCGGCCAGGGCCAGCTCGACGCGATCCTGCAGGCGACCCCGGAGTCGCGCCGCGGGTTCATCGAGGAGGCCGCGGGGGTCCTCAAGCACCGCAAACGCAAGGAGAAGGCGCTGCGGAAGCTGGAGGCGACCCGCCAGAATCTCGACCGCCTTCAGGACCTGGTCGCGGAACTCCAGCGCCAGCTGGGGCCGCTCGGGAGGCAGGCGCAGACGGCCCGTCGCGCCGCCGTCATCCAGGCCGAGCTCCGCGACTCGAAGGCGCGGCTACTGGCCGACGACCTCGCCGCCGCCCGCCGGGAGCTGACCGCCGAACTCGCCGACGAGGCGGCCGCGAACGAGGCCCGCGTCGCCGCCGAGAGCGCGGTGACCGCGGCGCAGGCCGATGAGGAGGCAGCCGAGCGGAGGCTGCGCGCCGCCGCCCAGGACTTCGACGCCGCCCAGGAGCAGTGGTACACGCTGGCCGCGCTGCGTGAGCGGGTCGCGACGACGGTGTCGATCTCCGCCGAGCGCATGCGCGCCCGCGACAACCAGCCGACCCTCGACGTGGGTGGCCGCGACCCGGAGGCCCTCGAACGCGAGGCGGCGGAGTTCCGACGCCGCGAGGAGGAGCTCCGCGAGCGCGGTGCCGAGGCCGAGGAGGCGCTCGCCGCCGCCACGTCGGCCCGCAACGAGGCCGAACGCGTGCACGCGTTCGCCGAGCAGGCCTACGGCGCCGCACTGCGGGCCATCGCCGACCGGCGCGAGGGCCTCGCACGCCTGAACGGCAGGCTCGCCAGCGTCACCTCCCGCATCGGGGCCTCCGAGGAGGAGGTCGCCCGGCTTGTCGCCCGGCGCGAGGAGGCGCTCGCCCGCACCGCCGCGGCGGCGGCCCAGTATCACGCGGGGGAGGCGGAGCTCGCGGGGCTCGGCGCCTCCGAGACGGACCTGGACGCCGTCTTCGAGAGCTCCGCCTCCGCCGTGGACGCGGCCGAGGCCGAGGCGGCGTCGGTAGCGGAGCGGGCGGCCGACAACTCGCGGACCCGCGCCGCGCTCGGCGCGCGCGTCGACGCGCTCACCCTGATGGCGGAGCGCAGGGACGGCTCTGCCGACCTGCTCGGCTCCGGACGGCCGGAGGTGGTCGGTCGCCTCAGCGACCTGCTGACGGTCGAACCGGGCTGGGAGTCGGCCGTCGACGCCGCCCTGCGCGGGGCGACGGAGGCCGTCGTCGTTGCGGGGCTCGACGGGGCGCTCGCCGCCACCGCGCATCTCGCCGACGCCGATCCCGGGCCGCTCGTCATCGCCGACGCGCCGCTCACCCGGCCCGGCGCGGGCGCCCGGTCCGCCCGCGCGCTCGTCGACGGCCCGGCCGAGCTCGACGGCGCACTCGACGCGCTGCTCGGCGCCTGCGTCGCCGTGGAGACCCTCGCGGAGGCCGCGGACCTCGTCGCCGGCGATCCGACGCTCAGCGCTGTCACCCGCGCGGGCGAGTGGGTGTCTGCCTGGCTCGTCACGGGCGGCGCGTCCTCAGCGCCCTCGCTGCTGGAGGTGCAGGCGCAGCTGGCCGAGGCGCGGCACGAACTCGCCGAGGCCGTCGCCGAGGGCGAGCGGCTGCGGTTCGCCGCAGAGCAGGCCGGGGACTGCGTCGCCGAGGCCCGGGCGGGGCACGACGCGGCGCTGTCCGCGCTGAACGAGTCGGACGCGCGGCTGGCCGCCATCACGGACCGGCTGGGCGCGGCCAGGCAGGCGCAGGCCGCCGCCATCCGCGAGGCCGAGAGGCTGGCCGAGGCCATCGAGGCCGCCGTCGCCACCCGGGCCGCCGACGAGGCCCAGCGCGACGAGCTGGCCGCACGGCTCGCCGCGGCCGGGGCCGAGGACGAGGCCGCCGAACCCGACCCCGCGGACCGCGACTCGAAGGCCGCCGAGGCCCGGGCCGCCAGGCAGACCGACATGGACGCGCGGCTGGCCGTCCGGTCGCTCGAGGAACAGCTCAAGGCCGTCGCGGGCCGTGCCGACGGCCTGCTCCGAGCGGCGCAGCACGAGCGCCAGTCGCGGGCAAAGGCCCAGGCCAGGGCCGAACAGCTCCGCCGCGAGGCCGAGGTCGCCGCCGTCGTCAACGCCGCAGCCGCCCAGCTTGCCGAGCACGTCGACGCCGCCCGACGCCGGGCCACTGCGGAGCGGGACGCCGCCGACACCGCCCGCCGCGAGGCCGAGGCGGGCACCACGGCCGCGCGGCACCGCGCGAAGGCGGCCGCCGCCCGACTCGAGGAGATCGTCCGCGGTGCGCACCGCGACGAGATGGTCCGCATCGAGCTGCGCATGCGCGTCGAGCAACTCTCCGAGAAGGCGCTCGGCGAGCTCGGCCTCGAGCCCGACGATCTCGTCGCCCAGTACGGCACGACCGAGCCCGTCCCCGTCCTGACGAGGCCCGACGGATCGGCGTTGACCGACGACGACGAGGTCCCGGCCCCCGTGCCCTACGACAGGGCCGCCCAGAGCACCCGCCTGCGCTCCGCAGAACGCAGCCTCGCGGCCCTCGGCCGGGTCAACCCGCTCGCGCTCGAGGAGTTCGACGCGATGACGGCCCGACACCGCTTCCTCGCGGAACAGCTCGACGACCTGAAGCAGACCCGCAGCGACCTGCTCGGCATCGTCGAGGAGGTCGACCGTCGGGTGCAGGAGGTGTTCGAGGCGGCCTACCGCGACGTCGAACGGAGCTTCGTTGACGTCTTCTCGCGGCTCTTTCCCGGCGGCGAGGGGAAGCTGGTGCTCACCGAGCCGGGGGACTGGCTCACCACCGGCGTCGACGTGGAGGCCCGGCCCGCCGGCAAGCAGGTCAAGAGGCTCTCCCTGCTGTCGGGTGGCGAGCGCTCGCTGGTGGCCGTGGCCTTCCTCGTCGCGCTGTTCATCGCGAGGCCCAGCCCGTTCTACATCCTCGACGAGGTGGAGGCGGCCCTCGACGACGCCAACCTCGGCCGCCTGCTCGGCATCTACGAGGAGCTCCGCGCGAACTCCCAGCTGCTGATCATCACGCATCAGAAGCGCACCATGGAGATCGCGGACTCGCTCTACGGCGTCACCATGCGAGGAGACGGCATCTCCACCGTCGTCAGCCAGCGGTTGCACTCCGAGTGA
- the mutM gene encoding bifunctional DNA-formamidopyrimidine glycosylase/DNA-(apurinic or apyrimidinic site) lyase — translation MPELPEVEVVRRGLTAHVQGRTLERVTVLHPRPVRSHPFGADGFAADLGGRTVDAVHRRGKYLWLSLADDALVIHLGMSGQFRVNAPSDPLQRNTRVTFLLDDGSELRFVDQRMFGGLEWRPGLASSPVPHIAADPFDPGFDAAAVAARMRGRRTTVKRALLDQGLVSGIGNIYADETLWRTATHFELPTGELGPRRAVTLLTTARDVMADALAEGGTSFDSLYVNVNGESGYFSRSLEAYGREGQPCSRCGTPIVRRSFMNRSSYLCPRCQRAPKGTR, via the coding sequence TTGCCTGAACTGCCCGAGGTGGAGGTCGTCAGGCGGGGGCTGACAGCGCACGTGCAGGGGCGCACCCTCGAGCGCGTGACGGTCCTCCACCCGCGGCCCGTCCGCAGCCACCCCTTCGGCGCCGACGGCTTCGCCGCTGACCTGGGCGGCCGCACGGTCGACGCGGTCCACCGCCGCGGCAAGTACCTGTGGCTCTCCCTGGCCGACGACGCGCTGGTCATCCATCTCGGCATGAGCGGCCAGTTCCGCGTCAACGCGCCGTCGGACCCGCTGCAACGCAACACCCGCGTCACCTTCCTCCTCGACGACGGCTCCGAGCTCCGCTTCGTCGACCAGCGCATGTTCGGCGGCCTCGAGTGGCGCCCCGGCCTGGCCTCCTCCCCGGTCCCGCACATCGCCGCGGACCCCTTCGATCCCGGCTTCGACGCCGCGGCCGTCGCCGCGCGGATGCGTGGCCGACGCACGACGGTCAAGCGCGCCCTGCTCGACCAGGGGTTGGTCAGCGGCATCGGCAACATCTACGCCGACGAGACGCTCTGGCGCACGGCCACGCACTTCGAACTGCCGACCGGCGAGCTCGGGCCACGCCGCGCGGTGACTCTGCTGACCACCGCCCGCGACGTCATGGCCGACGCGCTGGCCGAGGGCGGCACCTCCTTCGACTCCCTCTACGTCAACGTCAACGGCGAGTCCGGGTACTTCTCCCGGTCGCTGGAGGCGTACGGCCGGGAGGGGCAGCCATGCAGCCGCTGCGGGACGCCGATCGTGCGCCGCAGCTTCATGAACCGCAGCTCGTACCTCTGCCCGAGATGCCAGCGTGCTCCGAAGGGAACCAGATGA
- the rpmF gene encoding 50S ribosomal protein L32, producing the protein MAVPKRKMSRSNTRSRRAQWKTTVVPTVVCANPACREPHLQHTACPSCGQYGPRGARRQVLEA; encoded by the coding sequence GTGGCCGTTCCGAAGCGGAAGATGTCGCGCAGCAACACCCGTTCGCGTCGGGCCCAGTGGAAGACGACCGTGGTTCCCACCGTCGTGTGCGCCAACCCGGCGTGCCGTGAGCCCCACCTTCAGCACACCGCGTGCCCGAGCTGCGGCCAGTACGGTCCGCGTGGCGCGCGTCGTCAGGTCCTCGAGGCCTGA
- the ftsY gene encoding signal recognition particle-docking protein FtsY encodes MLAVVSVALIVGGIVVHREQRRQELEGSSRGELTPTADDEPVVVAPTVETPAVPAPELVAPAEPVTPTSPDVVVEPEAEAEPETPALETPEAPVSRWARLRRRLAGSNNALARALSDLLSVDRLDADVWDDFESTLITSDLGVGPATELTEALRSQLAIDGVADPERAREILRAELIKLVDPTLDRSLNLTPAAEGDPAVVMVVGVNGTGKTTTVGKLARVLVAEGKTVVLGAADTFRAAAAEQLATWGERVGVETVRSDVDGADPASVAFDAVAKGAADGTDVVLVDTAGRLHTKTGLMDELGKVKRVIEKKAPVTEVLLVLDATTGQNGMTQARIFAEVVDVTGIVLTKLDGSAKGGIVVQVQRELGVPVKLVGLGEGVDDLAPFDAEGFVAGILGE; translated from the coding sequence ATGCTCGCCGTCGTCTCAGTCGCGCTGATCGTGGGCGGCATCGTCGTCCACCGCGAGCAGCGCAGGCAGGAGCTCGAGGGCTCATCCCGCGGTGAGCTGACGCCGACCGCGGACGACGAGCCTGTGGTCGTGGCCCCCACCGTCGAGACGCCCGCCGTCCCGGCGCCCGAGCTCGTCGCGCCCGCGGAGCCGGTCACCCCGACCTCCCCCGACGTGGTCGTCGAGCCCGAGGCCGAGGCCGAGCCTGAGACTCCCGCCCTCGAGACCCCGGAGGCGCCCGTCAGCCGCTGGGCGCGCCTGCGTCGTCGGCTGGCCGGCAGCAACAACGCGCTGGCCAGGGCCCTGTCCGACCTGCTGAGCGTCGACCGCCTCGACGCGGACGTGTGGGACGACTTCGAGTCGACGCTCATCACCTCCGACCTGGGCGTCGGACCCGCCACCGAGCTCACCGAGGCGCTCCGCTCGCAGCTGGCGATCGACGGCGTCGCCGACCCGGAGCGCGCCCGCGAGATCCTGCGCGCCGAACTCATCAAGCTCGTCGACCCCACGCTCGACCGTTCCCTCAACCTGACCCCGGCGGCCGAGGGCGACCCCGCCGTCGTGATGGTCGTCGGCGTCAACGGCACCGGCAAGACCACCACCGTCGGCAAGCTTGCCCGCGTGCTCGTCGCGGAGGGGAAGACGGTCGTGCTCGGCGCGGCCGACACCTTCCGCGCCGCCGCCGCCGAGCAGCTCGCCACCTGGGGCGAGCGCGTCGGCGTCGAGACCGTCCGCAGCGACGTCGACGGGGCCGACCCCGCCTCCGTCGCCTTCGACGCGGTCGCGAAGGGCGCCGCCGACGGCACCGATGTCGTCCTGGTCGACACCGCCGGTCGCCTGCACACCAAGACCGGCCTGATGGACGAGCTCGGCAAGGTCAAGCGCGTCATCGAGAAGAAGGCGCCAGTCACCGAGGTGCTGCTCGTCCTCGACGCGACCACCGGCCAGAACGGCATGACGCAGGCCCGCATCTTCGCCGAGGTGGTCGACGTCACCGGCATCGTGCTGACCAAGCTCGACGGCTCCGCCAAGGGCGGCATCGTCGTGCAGGTGCAGCGCGAGCTCGGCGTCCCCGTCAAGCTCGTCGGGCTCGGCGAGGGCGTCGACGACCTCGCGCCCTTCGACGCCGAGGGATTCGTCGCAGGCATCCTCGGGGAGTGA
- a CDS encoding metallopeptidase family protein translates to MDITADAFEALVEEALGQLPERLTDGLDNLIFVIEDEPEDGSDTLGWYEGTALTERDQYGFGQLPDRVVLFRGPLTRMCTDEDHLYDEIWVTLLHELGHYHGIEEDALHDLGWG, encoded by the coding sequence ATGGACATCACCGCCGACGCCTTCGAGGCACTCGTCGAGGAGGCGCTGGGCCAGCTGCCCGAGCGCCTCACCGACGGCCTCGACAACCTCATCTTCGTCATCGAGGACGAGCCGGAGGACGGCTCGGACACGCTCGGCTGGTACGAGGGCACCGCGCTGACCGAACGTGACCAGTACGGGTTCGGACAGCTGCCCGACCGCGTCGTGCTGTTCCGCGGGCCGCTCACCCGCATGTGTACCGACGAGGACCACCTCTACGACGAGATCTGGGTCACCCTGCTCCACGAGCTCGGGCACTACCACGGCATCGAGGAGGACGCGCTGCACGACCTGGGCTGGGGCTGA
- the rnc gene encoding ribonuclease III, which produces MSRLLDRLQELGIEVDAQLFELSFTHRSYAYEHPGLASNERLEFLGDAVLEIVVTEHIFRTYPELPEGHLAKLRASVVSSVALAEVARSLDLGGHILLGKGEIATHGNTKTSILADTMEAVIGAIHISAGSAAASRFIHATFDDLIAASEAAGDYADYKTVLQEICAARGWDLPRYDVVGEGPDHERTFTAVVVVDAREMGTGTAGSKKRAEQIAARIAVKDLGVA; this is translated from the coding sequence GTGAGTCGACTGCTTGACAGACTGCAGGAGCTGGGCATCGAGGTCGATGCCCAGCTCTTTGAGCTGTCCTTCACGCACCGGAGCTACGCCTACGAGCACCCCGGCCTCGCGTCCAACGAGCGGCTGGAGTTCCTCGGCGACGCCGTGCTGGAGATCGTCGTCACCGAGCACATCTTCCGCACCTACCCAGAGCTCCCCGAGGGACACCTGGCCAAGCTCAGGGCAAGTGTCGTGAGCTCCGTCGCGCTCGCTGAGGTGGCCAGGTCGCTCGACCTGGGCGGCCACATCCTGCTCGGCAAGGGCGAGATCGCCACGCACGGCAACACCAAGACCTCGATCCTGGCCGACACGATGGAGGCCGTCATCGGCGCCATCCACATCTCGGCCGGCTCCGCGGCGGCGTCGCGGTTCATCCACGCGACCTTCGACGACCTCATCGCCGCCTCCGAGGCGGCCGGCGACTACGCCGACTACAAGACGGTCCTGCAGGAGATCTGCGCCGCCCGCGGCTGGGACCTGCCCCGCTACGACGTCGTGGGCGAGGGCCCCGACCACGAGCGCACCTTCACCGCGGTGGTCGTCGTCGACGCCCGCGAGATGGGCACCGGCACGGCCGGGAGCAAGAAGCGCGCCGAACAGATCGCTGCACGGATTGCCGTGAAGGATCTGGGCGTTGCCTGA
- the ffh gene encoding signal recognition particle protein, whose amino-acid sequence MFDTLQDRLSTVFKGLRSKGRLTEADLDATMREIRIALLEADVNLGVVKEFVAAVKERSLGAELSKALNPSQQIIKIVNEELVSILGGEARTIRFAKRPPTVIMLAGLQGAGKTTLAGKLAKWLAGSQHSPLLVAADLQRPNAVNQLQIVGQRAGVQVFAPEPGNGVGDPVDVARRAIEHARTKLHDVVIVDTAGRLGVDAELMQQAADIKAAVNPDETLFVVDAMIGQDAVNTAKAFDEGVGIDGVVLTKLDGDARGGAALSIARVLGKPIMFASNGEALADFDMFHPDRMASRILGMGDVLTLIEQAEKTFDAEQSRAAAEKLMGRGKFGLQDFLSQMQQLRKMGPMSKILGMLPGAGQFKDAINEIDEKEIDRVEAIIYSMTPKERDDVSILNGSRRARIAKGAGVQVSDVNKLVTRFVEARKMMESMAGGGMPGMPGMPGMGRTRGASATKKAPGKARKGKKARPAKGRQLPQQRPQAAPEAPQSMDDFQLPPDLAKMFEQNKPKF is encoded by the coding sequence GTGTTCGACACTCTGCAGGACCGGCTCTCGACGGTGTTCAAGGGGCTCCGCTCCAAGGGGCGGCTGACCGAGGCCGACCTCGACGCCACGATGCGCGAGATCCGCATCGCGCTGCTCGAGGCAGACGTCAACCTCGGCGTGGTCAAGGAGTTCGTCGCGGCGGTCAAGGAACGCTCGCTCGGCGCGGAGCTCTCCAAGGCGCTCAACCCGTCGCAGCAGATCATCAAGATCGTCAACGAGGAGCTCGTCTCCATCCTGGGCGGCGAGGCCCGCACCATCCGCTTCGCGAAGCGGCCCCCGACGGTCATCATGCTCGCCGGCCTGCAGGGCGCGGGTAAGACGACGCTGGCCGGCAAGCTCGCCAAGTGGTTGGCCGGCTCGCAGCACTCCCCGCTGCTGGTGGCCGCCGACCTGCAGCGCCCCAACGCCGTCAACCAGCTGCAGATCGTCGGCCAGCGCGCCGGCGTGCAGGTCTTCGCGCCCGAACCCGGCAACGGCGTCGGCGACCCCGTCGACGTGGCCCGTCGGGCCATCGAGCACGCCCGCACCAAGCTGCACGACGTCGTGATCGTCGACACCGCGGGCCGGCTGGGCGTCGACGCCGAGCTGATGCAGCAGGCCGCCGACATCAAGGCCGCCGTCAACCCCGACGAGACCCTGTTCGTCGTCGACGCGATGATCGGCCAGGACGCCGTCAACACCGCCAAGGCCTTCGACGAGGGCGTCGGCATCGACGGCGTCGTGCTGACCAAGCTCGACGGCGACGCCCGCGGCGGCGCGGCCCTGTCGATCGCCCGCGTGCTCGGCAAGCCGATCATGTTCGCGAGCAACGGCGAGGCGCTGGCCGACTTCGACATGTTCCACCCCGACCGGATGGCCTCGCGCATCCTCGGGATGGGCGACGTCCTCACCCTGATCGAGCAGGCGGAGAAGACCTTCGACGCCGAGCAGTCGCGCGCCGCTGCCGAGAAGCTGATGGGCCGGGGCAAGTTCGGCCTGCAGGACTTCCTCTCGCAGATGCAGCAGCTGCGCAAGATGGGCCCGATGAGCAAGATCCTCGGCATGCTGCCGGGCGCCGGGCAGTTCAAGGACGCCATCAACGAGATCGACGAGAAGGAGATCGACCGCGTCGAGGCGATCATCTACTCGATGACGCCCAAGGAGCGCGACGACGTCTCGATCCTCAACGGCTCGCGCCGCGCCCGCATCGCCAAGGGCGCCGGCGTGCAGGTCTCGGACGTCAACAAGCTGGTCACGCGCTTCGTCGAGGCCCGCAAGATGATGGAGTCCATGGCCGGCGGCGGCATGCCCGGCATGCCCGGGATGCCCGGCATGGGCAGGACCCGCGGGGCCAGCGCAACGAAGAAGGCCCCCGGCAAGGCCCGCAAGGGCAAGAAGGCCCGTCCCGCGAAGGGTCGCCAGCTCCCGCAGCAGCGCCCGCAGGCCGCCCCCGAGGCGCCGCAGAGCATGGACGACTTCCAGCTGCCGCCGGATCTGGCGAAGATGTTCGAGCAGAACAAGCCCAAGTTCTAG
- a CDS encoding YceD family protein, which translates to MSPTHAQPDRRSPLVFEVHELGRRAGAMKRIDATVPAPAELVVGVIGVPEGSDIELELTLQSVTEGVLVSGTATAQLRGQCSRCLTGIEGTDSFDIQELYFYPGNEVDEEESLVVDETIDLEEVLRDTVVLELPFTPLCEDDCLGLCPDCGFNRNLDPTHTHGDRIDPRWSKLTGLTGDTPN; encoded by the coding sequence GTGTCGCCCACGCATGCCCAACCGGATCGCCGCTCGCCCCTCGTTTTCGAGGTGCACGAGCTGGGACGCCGGGCTGGGGCCATGAAGAGGATCGACGCGACGGTTCCCGCTCCTGCCGAACTTGTCGTCGGAGTGATCGGAGTGCCGGAGGGTTCCGACATCGAGCTTGAACTCACGCTCCAGTCGGTCACCGAAGGTGTCCTGGTGTCGGGGACGGCGACCGCGCAGCTGCGCGGCCAGTGCTCCCGCTGCCTGACGGGTATCGAGGGAACGGATTCCTTCGACATCCAGGAGCTCTACTTCTACCCCGGCAACGAGGTGGACGAGGAGGAGAGTCTCGTCGTCGACGAGACGATCGACCTCGAGGAGGTCCTGCGGGACACCGTGGTGCTCGAGTTGCCGTTCACCCCCTTGTGCGAGGATGATTGTCTGGGCCTGTGCCCGGACTGCGGCTTCAACCGCAACCTCGACCCCACGCACACGCATGGTGACCGCATCGACCCCCGGTGGTCGAAGCTCACCGGGCTGACCGGGGACACCCCCAACTGA
- a CDS encoding amidohydrolase family protein yields the protein MSNALHIDGVVLPDGERRELWIADGVISPEPVAGAETVATGCWVVPGLVDAHCHIGLGPDGAVTDEVAAQQAQDDLMSGTMLIRDAGSASDTRWLQGRAEQPRLIRAGRHIARPKRYIRNLAAEVEPAELVAEVRRQARAGDGWVKLVGDWIDRSVGDLTPLWPADVAEQAIAAAHEEGARVTAHCFAEQSVAELVAAGIDCIEHGTGMSDEVIAQMAARGTALVPTMINLDRFPIYAAPAEARFPTYFAHMHHLYDRRQETIGKAVDAGITVFSGTDAGTVVRHGRVRDEIDELSKIAGNEYALGAASWNARPWLGADILTDGASADLIVLDADPREDLTTLRRPVALILRGRRVA from the coding sequence ATGAGCAATGCGCTGCACATCGACGGAGTTGTCCTTCCCGACGGCGAACGACGGGAACTGTGGATCGCCGACGGCGTCATCTCCCCGGAGCCGGTCGCCGGCGCCGAGACCGTCGCGACGGGCTGCTGGGTCGTGCCGGGACTCGTCGACGCGCACTGCCACATCGGCCTCGGACCCGACGGCGCCGTGACCGACGAGGTCGCGGCGCAGCAGGCGCAGGACGACCTGATGTCCGGCACCATGCTGATCCGCGACGCCGGGTCCGCCTCCGACACCCGGTGGCTGCAGGGCCGCGCGGAGCAGCCGCGCCTCATCCGAGCCGGCCGCCACATCGCAAGGCCGAAGCGCTACATCCGCAACCTGGCCGCGGAGGTCGAGCCCGCCGAGCTGGTCGCAGAGGTCCGCCGCCAGGCGCGCGCCGGCGACGGCTGGGTCAAGCTCGTCGGCGACTGGATCGACCGTTCGGTCGGCGACCTGACACCCCTGTGGCCCGCAGACGTCGCCGAGCAGGCCATCGCCGCCGCGCACGAGGAGGGCGCGCGCGTCACGGCCCACTGCTTCGCCGAGCAGTCCGTCGCGGAACTCGTCGCCGCGGGTATCGACTGCATCGAGCACGGCACCGGCATGTCGGACGAGGTCATCGCGCAGATGGCCGCGCGCGGCACTGCGCTGGTCCCCACCATGATCAACCTGGACCGCTTCCCCATCTACGCCGCTCCCGCCGAGGCGCGGTTCCCGACGTACTTCGCGCACATGCACCACCTCTACGACCGCCGCCAAGAGACCATCGGCAAGGCCGTCGACGCGGGCATCACCGTCTTCTCCGGCACGGACGCGGGCACCGTCGTGCGGCACGGCAGGGTCCGCGACGAGATCGACGAGCTCTCGAAGATCGCCGGCAACGAGTACGCGCTGGGAGCGGCCAGCTGGAACGCCCGGCCCTGGCTCGGCGCCGACATCCTCACCGACGGTGCGAGCGCGGACCTCATCGTGCTGGACGCCGACCCCCGCGAGGACCTGACGACGCTGCGCCGCCCAGTCGCGCTGATCCTGCGCGGCAGGCGCGTCGCCTGA